From the Microtus ochrogaster isolate Prairie Vole_2 chromosome 8, MicOch1.0, whole genome shotgun sequence genome, the window TAACTGGCTGGGGTGATTTGTCGTGACTCAGGGGCACCCTACACCCCAACATTCCTGGGAAGTGGCAAAGGTAGTTACAGATCCTGGCCACAAGCACTCATGGAAAACAGGAAGTTCTAAAAATGGTGAGGGGAGTTTCgctcaccccccctcccccccacacagtCAAAAACAGAGGGGGTGCTGGGATCTACAGAAGGTCTGTGGACATGAAGCCCAGGGCTGCCTGGGTTCCTGTGCCTGCCCCAGCTCTGGGGCATACTGCAGTCTGGCCGAGTGCCAGCGGCATAGCAGCAGGCTCAGCAGGTCCTGGGGCGTGGTGCTGCCCAATAGTAGAGCCAGCCCACACCGGCTCCCCGGGCAGactcagcagcaggcagcagcagaCAACAGAGCCTTCTGGGACTGGGGAGGCTGCACTGTGGCAGGCGCCTGCGGTGGGAGTGAGGCTATGATCCCTATCCTGTACTTGGCTCTGCCCACCCTGGGCAGCTACATCAtgctctccttcttcttcttgcgCCGACCTCATCTGCTGCACACAACCCGGGCTCCCACCTTCCCTATCCGCCTGGCTGCCCACCGTGGAGGTGAGCTGAGTCAGGGAGGCGGGAGGCGCTGGCAGCCACTTGGGGCGGTGTGAGCCTAAGAAGACAGGTGCCACAGTGGGCAGCACATAGCGGAGGTGCAAGGCGGGAGTGAACGAAATAAAGACAGAGGTGAGGAGAGCCACGGGGGCCTGGGAGGCACGGAGCAGGGAGGGAGCCAGTTCAGCGTGGCTGATGGGAAGAGAGCAAGTAGGAAAccatcaggaagaaaggaaggcaggaaggaaggtcaGGCCAGGCCCTAGGGACCCACCCAAACTGCCTCACACAGGGTCCGGAGAGCGGCTAGAGAACACCATGGAGGCTATAGAGAAGTAAGTCCGACATGTAAGGTTGTGGGGTGAACTCTGCAAGGCAACCAAGGGTGCTATTTATCCACTTCCTAATTTGGGTGTCTTGAAGCCCCTGGAATTGTACAGGTGGGGTCATATGTCCCACCATAAATTCTGTCCCAGTATCTCCCCTCCACTACATGCCCTGGTCCTTCCCTTGTCCTCTTCCCCCACCAACCTTTGCTCTCATAGTTCCATGGCCCAGCGAGCAGATATCTTGGAACTTGACTGCCAGCTCACACGGGATGGCGTGGTGGTAGTATCACACGACAAGAACCTGTCCCGCCAGTCGGGCCTAAATAAGGATGTGGACAGCCTGGACTTCCAGGTGAGCTCTGCAGCCCCTCACACTGAGAGCTGACACTCGTGCACATGCTTCCTAATGTcagtctctgccctccacaggaaCTGCCCCTCTACAAGACAGAACTGGAGATTTATTTCTCACCAGGTAGGGTGTGGACAGCCAACCTCGCACTGCTTAGCCACCTCTCATATACtctccctaccccccccccccagctctatCTTACTCTGACCCCAGTTTTTGTAACCCAACTCCCAGGCCATTTTGCCCATGGGTCGGATCGGCACATGATACGGTTGGAGGATATATTCCAGAAATTTCCAAGGATTCCCGCGATTGTggagatcaaagaaaaaaatgaagagctcaTCCACAAGGTGGTACTGAAGCCAGGCAGGTGAGGGCAGGTCCAAGAGAGGCCTGACTTCCCTTACTCCCTGTGTTCCCATCCTAGGTAGCCAACCTGGCTAGGAGCTTTGACCGCAGTGAGATTACTATTTGGGCTTCAGAGAAGAACTCAATCATGAGGAAGTGCAAGGCTGCCGTGAGTCCCTCTTTCTCTGCTATGGGGCTAGAAGCCACCCAGTCCAAGGAGCCTACGCTAAAAGGGCCCAGCATGGCCCCTGGAACTAGGTTTGAGCACAGTCCCCAAGAGTAGGATTTGGAGAAGTAGGAGAGCGTGACTGTGTGCACTGGTGCCATGAGGCCAGTTCTAGGGAACCCCCAGTACTGGCTGTGCTGGTCGGCTGTTACTGTAAAACAACCTCAGGAAACACTGGCTATGCTAGTCCACTGTTACTGTAACGAACCTCAGGAAACACTGGCTGTGTTGGTCAGTGTTACTGTAACGAACCTCAGGAAACACTGGCTGTGTTGGTCAGTGTTACTGTAACAGAACCTCAGGAAACACTGGCTAGGCTGGTCGGTTGTTACTGTAACAGAACCTCAGGAAGCACTGGCTAGGCTGGTCGGTTGTTACTGTAACAGAACCTCAGGAAACATCTCATGGCTCACAGTTTCGGGGACTTTAACCCATAGTCGCTTTGGCCCAATTGCTAGAGGTAGAGAGGGCATGAGAAACAGCCACTTGCTAATGGCGGCTGAGGAGTGAAGACAGTGCCTGgtctggcttcttcctttttctccttttgtttcatCCAGACTCCTAGCCTACAGAGATGgcgctgcccacattcagggtaggGTTCCTCCCTCCCCTAGCTAATTCTGTGGAAACATCCTCACACACCCCACAGGTGTGTTTCACCAAACTCCAAGGTACTACTTCTTAATCAAGTTAACAGAATTAACCATTACATTGTTCAAGGTGTGACTTTGATGTCCTGCCCTGGTCCCCTTGGCCCTTGCCAACTTTGCTGGtccccccttctcacttctctccttGCCACCCAGAACCCCGACATGCCAATGGCCTTTACCATATTGCGATCAATCTGGATACTTCTGCTCTACTACCTGGGGCTTCTGCCTTTTGTCTCCATTCCTGAGAAGTTTTTCTTGTGCTTCCTGCCCACCATCATCAACAGGTACCAGGGGTGAGAGAGGGCTTGGAAACACCCTGCTCAGGCCACACTGCCCAGGACCTGTGGAGGAGACCCCGGATCCCCAGTTCCCTAAGAGTCCCCCAAGAGTctttaaatagtgtgtgtgtgcacgtgtgtacatatGCCCACCTCATGTGTGCAGtgacctacagaggccagaagagggtgtcaaatcccccagaactggagttacaggtggttatgaacaGCACATGAGTGCTTAGagccaaactcgggtcctctgaacgaacagcaagtgctcttaaccactgagccatctccccagccccaaggccCTTTAGAGAgggcagtgttttgttttattgagacagagtttcacgtATATGAAGCTAGCCTGGAAGTAAGTAGCTGAGGAAGGCACTGAatttttaatcctcctgcctccacgtcACTAGAGCTGCAGTTATAGTCATACACCATCACAGCTGGTTCTAGTCAGGGCCAGACACTGAACccaaggctttttgttttgtttttgttttatttttcgagacagggtttctctttagctttggagcctgtcctggaactagctctgtagaccaggctggcctcgaagtcacagagatccgcctgcctctgcctcccgagtgctgggattaaaggcgtgcgccaccaacgcccggtgAACACaaggctttgtgtgtgcttgGGGAACAATCTACCAAGTGAGTCACatcctggcttgtttgtttgtttgaatttgttatggggtgtgtgtgtgcgtgccatggtgtgcatatggaggccagagacaacCCTCTTTCCGCCTTTGTGTAGGTTCGGGGATTGGACTCATGAAGTTGCTAGGCTTTCATGACAAGGGCCTTTATTCACTaagccagtgtttctcaacctatgggtcgagACCCTTTTGGGGaatgaatgaccctttcacaggggtagcctaaaatcatcagaaaacacGGGTATCTACATCATGATTTATAAcggcagcaaaatta encodes:
- the Gdpd3 gene encoding lysophospholipase D GDPD3 → MIPILYLALPTLGSYIMLSFFFLRRPHLLHTTRAPTFPIRLAAHRGGSGERLENTMEAIENSMAQRADILELDCQLTRDGVVVVSHDKNLSRQSGLNKDVDSLDFQELPLYKTELEIYFSPGHFAHGSDRHMIRLEDIFQKFPRIPAIVEIKEKNEELIHKVANLARSFDRSEITIWASEKNSIMRKCKAANPDMPMAFTILRSIWILLLYYLGLLPFVSIPEKFFLCFLPTIINRTYFPFSCGWMNQLSAAVTKWIIMRKSLIQYLQDRGVQVLFWCLNEESDFEVAFNLGANGVMTDFPTALRHYLDKKEEPKPPASSI